DNA sequence from the Sinorhizobium alkalisoli genome:
GCGACCGGCAAGATCCCAGCCGATTGGAGAACCCGCCTCGAAAACAACAGCGCCCCGTACACCTCGACGATCGTCTTCCTCGTCCGCAAGGATAATCCGAAAGGTATCAAGGACTGGGGCGACCTCGTCCGTGACGATATCCAGGTGATCACGCCCAATCCGAAGACATCGGGCGGCGCCCGCTGGAACTTCCTCGCCGCCTGGGCCTGGGCGCGCGCGGAAAATAACGGCGACGATGCCAAAGCGCAGGAATATGTGGCGCAATTGTTCGAGCACGTACTCGTTCTCAACACCGGCGCCTGGGGGGCGATGACCACATTCGTCCAACGCGGATTTGGGGATGTGCTGCTTGCCTGGGAGAACGAGGCCTACCTCTCCCTCGAGGAACTCGGCCCGGACAAGTTTGAGATCGTCACGCCATCGATTTCGATCAAGGCGGAGCCGCCGGTGGCGCTGGTCGACGGCAATGTCGACCGCAAGGGCACGCGCAAGGTGGCGGAAGCCTATCTCAACTACCTCTACAGCGATGTCGGACAGAAGCTTGCGGCCAAGCATTATTACCGGCCGTTCAAGCCGGAATTCGCCGACCCCAAGGACACCGCGCGCTTCGCCGATCTCAAACTGGTCACCATTGACGAATTCGGCGGTTGGACGGAAGCTCAGCGGAAGTTCTTCGCCGACGGCGGGGTTTTCGACCAGATCTACAAGCCGGGGCGGTAAGATTGCATGGCCCTTGGCAGCCGAGCGTTTGAGCCGCAGGCATTGAAAGGTCCAGAGATCCATGGAAGTCCGCGTCCAGAGCTTACGCAAGGAATTCGACCGCTTCCCGGCGCTTGTCGACGTTTCCCTGGATATCCGCTCCGGTGAGTTGATCGCGCTGCTTGGCCCCTCCGGCTCCGGGAAGACGACGTTGCTCAGGCTCATTGCCGGTCTCGAAAGCCCGACCGAGGGCACGATCTTCTTCGGCGCCGAGGACGCATCGAAGAAAACCGTGCAGGAACGCAACATCGGTTTCGTCTTCCAGCACTATGCGCTTTTCCGGCACATGACGGTGCTCGACAACGTCTGCTTCGGCTTGAAGGTGCAGTCCGCCGCCCGCCGCCCGCCGCCCGCCGAGATCCGCCGCCGGGCGCTCGACCTTTTGGAACTGGTGCAACTCTCCGGACTAGAAAAGCGCTATCCGGCCCAGCTTTCCGGTGGCCAGCGC
Encoded proteins:
- a CDS encoding sulfate ABC transporter substrate-binding protein, which gives rise to MEADRLAPVVSRALVIGILQFGSIGLAHADTTILNVSYDSTRKLYKEFNAAFAEKWEADTAKAVTIRTSHGGSGKQARSVIDGLPADVVTLALEADIDAIAAATGKIPADWRTRLENNSAPYTSTIVFLVRKDNPKGIKDWGDLVRDDIQVITPNPKTSGGARWNFLAAWAWARAENNGDDAKAQEYVAQLFEHVLVLNTGAWGAMTTFVQRGFGDVLLAWENEAYLSLEELGPDKFEIVTPSISIKAEPPVALVDGNVDRKGTRKVAEAYLNYLYSDVGQKLAAKHYYRPFKPEFADPKDTARFADLKLVTIDEFGGWTEAQRKFFADGGVFDQIYKPGR